The nucleotide window CAGGAAAGCAAATGAGATTGGAGGAACATCTTTAGAAAGTTTGGTGGCTATAGTTGTGAACAACTTAAGAGGGttgaggaaactgtttttgaAAATGCTCAGAGGAGAAGTAACAACAGACACAGCATCAAGTCTAGTACATggcaaaggaaaggagggaaggagggaggggagttgTCCCAAggtggaaaaagaaaagtttctttcAAGTCTGTGAAGAGATTTGTTTGAAAGGAGGGGGGTAGTGAATGCTTCAAATGCTACTGCCGACATGACAAGTAGGATGAACTCATCACATTTGGCAATGAGAAGATTATGGTTAATTATACGGGGGGAATTTCTATAGAGAGGAATGGGCCAAAAGGTAAGGATTTGGCATAATGAACATTGAAAAAAAGTCACTAGGTTTGGATATATTAAGGAAAGGATTTTTGGAGAGATTTCTGCGTATTTTGAAGACAGGAGAAAGGGCCTCCAGAGGGGaggttttgtttcaaaataatttatggtCCCTTTATTTTTATGGTCATTTCCACCTGGGCTATTCTTGGTAGTTATCCTCTGCAActgtcccccaacccctgccctgctccctggCACCCACATTATCAAAAGATAGCTACTTTAGCCAAAATAATATCTTCGGAATAGGTCATTGCAGATAACTATCAACCGGTTCACTGCTTCATTGACTAGTTTCTTGGCAAAAGTTTAATTTGAGGAAAAATAACCTAAACCAAAATAGTACTAAATATATGTCTCCCGTTACTTTATGCTCACCTGAGTGCcccaaatgggatttttttcaattaatcaccaaaacacatttaaatgtctacttgtgtttttttttttttttaagttttcatttacttatttgacaaagagagagagagagaaagagagagtgagcgtgagcacaagcaggaggaggggcagaggacaagggaaacacaggcagggagcccagctctgggcttggtcccaggacccaaGCACATAACCTGAgtgaaggcggacgcttaaccgactgaaccacccaggcatccctaaattgtcTACTTCTTAAaggcgttaaaaaaaaaaaaaaaagattttagattttatttatttggggggggggtgaggggcggaaggagagagagaatctcaaccagacttctcactcagtgcagagcccaacacagggctccatctcatgaccttgagaacataacctgagccaaaattaagagttggacacttaaccaactgagccaggcactCCCTTACAGGCTTTTCAATTCTGGATTCAAATgcctctaaattttaaaagtaaatttaatgcTAGTTAAAAGTGCTTTAAACTGTACATCTGAAAGTGGGCTTTTACTGTGTATAAATTACACCTCAAACAAACTGAACAAAGAAGTACAACTGGAAAGAAACGCCTAGTTTTTAATTACAATAGTGACTACTTTTTGGACTATCactatgtaccagacactgtttTAAAACCTGTTTATACATTATTTAATTCTCCCAGTGAGTTAGGTGTTACTGTTATCTCTGTTTTACTGATGAGTTTTGTGTCCCTGACCTAAGCTCACACAGCTAAAATCTTAAGTGTGGACTCAAATCTGTTTGGCCAAGATTGtacatccatttttatttttattttaaaacaattttaaaaagatttattttagagaaggagtgTGCACACaagtggtgggagtggggaggggcagagggagagggagagagagaatccttaagcagactccccactaagtgcagagtctgacccagggctcagtcccaggaccctgagatcatgacctgagccaaaatcaagttagttatttaaccaactgaactacccaggtgcccttctacttccattttttttttttaaagattttatttatttatttgacagacagagatctcaagtaggcagagaggcaggcagagagagaggaggaagcaggctccccgccaagcagagagcccaacgcggggctcgatcccaggaccctgggatcatgactcacgccgaaggcagaggctttaacccactgagccacccagacgcccccctacttccatttttaaagttGGCATTTTGAGTCAAGTACATCCAGTTGGGAGGCACTTATGGGGTGCTGTTTCTAAATTGTTTTTCCCTTCCTAGGGACCAGCATGAGCGACCTTCTGCTGCCCAGCTCCTGAAGCACTCCTTCTTGATGAGAAATCACTGAATGTACATCAACTTCTTCCTCCAGTTCCTTTATAGGCACTCTGTGATTGCTTCATTGTGGGAATGATGGTTAAGGgacctcatttgttttcttactatTAAGTCCCATCAACCCAATTTAACCAGATCCTGCAGTGCTGCTAACTAAAAAGTTTGTTATATATTAGTCTCTTCATGCTTCAGGCATGGTTACACATGTATATGGGAAAATTTTCTTCATCGGtaacaacaaaaaacctactCCAGTGTTTACAGCTTGACTGTCCAGGAATTACCACCTCTATTGCTATGTAggattttaccttttatttttggCTTGTCTACTTTAATGTCCTTAacttaaaataaattgtaaaaacaaaaagaaaattgtttgTTTTGACTTGGTGggtaaaaacttttatttcttggaAACTACAGGAAGGTGAGAAATGAAAAACGAGAGAGATGCTAGGTTGTTTACTTTGGCAGCAGTTTTAATCTGGCAGACTACAGGAGCCTCTCAGTTAACAGGAAGAGCTAGGGGCCTTGGCATTTCATTATCAGAGGGTCCCCTAATTCCCAAGTTTCTACCTACAAGAACCTGTATTGTTCCAGGTGACTCCATACGCCTCAGGCTGCTTTCCCTGTAATTTACAGAATGACCtgaagatttcacttatttgtggggtgAATTAGGTCATGGCACATCTAGAACTACGGAAACCTAAGCCTGCTAGTACGACAAAAGCTAGATCTGATCAAGGGGAGTGAACTGAAGCCCAAcaccaggattctgagatcatgacccgaaccaaaatCAAGCTAGCCGCccaattgactgagtcacccaggtacccctgaaatcAATCATCATTTCCATTTCTAGAACATTGAAAAACCTCACCAGAAAAAGTGGACAAATTGTCAGAATTATTACAAGGCCTTGTTTTATGTTGATAGAAGCAGCATTGTTGATAAGGTTTCTACTGCCCTGACTCCACTCATCTAAATTTCACTGACATCTATTGTTTTGAGCTATTTCTACAGAATCTTTTTATTGGTCACTATCATTTCAAAGTGGCACAATTACAAATTAACTTCAGGTGTATTCCAACACCGGTTGTCAGACTTTGTCAAAATCAAGCTGGTTCTTCTTAAGTTTTTGAGAAATAACTGAAATCTAGTCAAACTGAGATAAAAGGTTTTACTTTAGCCAACATGTTTAGACACATCTTTGTGGGTATACCTTCCTTGTCTCCATTTGTACAGTTCTTTTTCTCATATTTGATGGTAATTTAAGGGATACATCCTTCATTTACTTGTGTATCATCATAACCTGACAAAATGAAGTATCATTTTgttaaagtggtttttaaaaagctttatttagTTGGGCTCTTAAAAGCATTCTTTAAAATCTgggtagtttttcttttctttttttttttttaaagattttattagatagatacagtgagagagggaacacacgcagggggagtgagagaggaagcaagccTCTCACGGAGCAgcgagcccaaggtggggcttgatcccaagaccctgggatcattacctaagctgatggaagatgcttaacaactgagccacccaggcgcccctaaaatctggGTAGTTTTATCTGATTTAGGAGCAGAGAAACTACCTATGGGAAAGGCTAGGGAAAACAGCATACTCTGTACACATGGGTATCGCAGCAATGGACACGAGGCTGATGTTAACCACTCTAACCCTCTTCTGTCTATAGAATACTGAACACGACTTTGGAACATTAAACAGAACCTTCAAAAATCTTGTGTTTTAAGTAGGTGACCCTTGACAAAACAACAGAGTTCTGTTGTTTTGTTATTCATTGTGTTTAAGACAGAACAGGCAGGAATTCTGCTCTTATCATTGCCCAGCTGCTTGCTCTCTTTTTATCTTCCTTTGGGGGGAGAAGTGTCTGAGAGGGGATGGGGAGTGCAGATAAGTGGTGGCTGGAAGTACCAGCATTTACTGAGCTCGTAATATAAAAAAGCACCTCATTTAATTCTCGTTTAGGTTGGTAGTATTACTCATTTTATTAATGAGCGATAGGGTTGAGAGCTGAGTGACTTTCTCAAGGCCATCTGACTGGTGGAAGTTGGGACCGTCACTCAGTAATTTGTGTGACTTTACAGCCTGCTGCCTCTCAGATGTGTGCTTTGTAAGTAAAATTACATTGTTAGGTTTTACCCAAACAAAACCCCACTGGGATGCTTATTAAATTCCACCAGTCCAGTTAGTGACTTTGATTACTTTAATGAATGGTGTGagaagtttttccttttccacttaACAACAGCTCCCTTTTTACCACACACAAGGCctgtttttaattatattcaaAGGTACACTTCATTATGTACTGAATCTGCCTGTATGCTCCACCAGAGGAAATCTAACTCCCCAGAGTAGTCCCAACGCTACAGCCCTTCCCTAACTTGAACCTACTTTAGACTTTGTATGGCAGACATTTCCCAGTGGCTGGGTGAAGAGAGCTGCCAGAGTGGAGAGGAGCAACCTCTGGAGTATGGGACTAGGGTGTACAGGATTCCATCATCCACCTCCTCCAGCATGATTGCTACAGCAGTCCGTTCTCTACTGGACCAAAGAGCTCCAAGATAAAAACCTCTAAATCTGCTCCATCACCTACCAgtttatctttatttctcctaCGTGTTGCACTTGCCAGTGTTAATTCAGCTTGAAGCCACTATGTAGAAACTTGCATTTAAAAGAACTTTCCACAAAATTCTGTCAACACTGAAGTACCCAATGTAGGCAGTCCCTACCATTGGTAGGGTATTGATTGGTGATCAATACATTTAACAAGAGTGGAAAACTCTTTCCACTAGCAAACAATTCTGAAGATCAAATACTTTGTCCTACTTCAATCACTTCTCACACCTGTGCAAAAACTATGGCTGAATTCATCCGTAGAGTAATTGCTCTTAATGGATTATGACTTGAAAGactaaaacaaaaccagaaccaAAAACTGATCTGGAGTATATGCCCTGACACCCGTAAGGTCTAAAAGCTCTTACTTTCTATGGCAATAAAGGTAAAAACCCTATCATCAGTGAGGGTCTCCACTGCTTTGTGAGGTACTACTGGGGAGAGGGAACAAGGCAGTTCATGAAGCAGAGctaaaacaaaaatgtacaaTTGTTTTCATTATACTGAGAACATCAGGgcaaaaaaagagggaagaaacaaTGGAGTAGGATGGATTACAAAACAGAATTACTAACTGGTTAAGTGGAACTAACAGACTTTGTAATGTTCCTAAATAAAACTCATGCAATTTATTATATGCTAACACAACACGCCCTTATTGGTGTTATCAACAGAAGATGAAGACAACTCTCTTGTAATTGatttcaaaacatttattttacatttaggcTTAAGATGCATTTTAGAGAAAGCAACTTTTCTATCCTAACTTTATTAAAGCCACCGTATGGCTTCAATTTTCTTTCAAGTGGAAGGTGTGGGCAAATCGGTGGAGAAGGCAAGGGGTTGGAGAGCAGCAATAATAAAGCAGTttatgattaaatattttttcatgaataATTCCCCTTTCAGATAAttgcattttctctttgctttttgggGAGGTGATGCAACAGTTTAACCAAGAAAATTCCAAAGTATGAATGAGAATGAACAACTtaaattctggaaaacagtaggcaTGCAGTTTAATACATACCCAAGTTTAATGCACCTGGACTGGGTTTCATCATTCCCTCTAATAGCTAGAGTATACTTCTATCAAGAATCTCGTTAATGCCATCTATTCTATTTAGCCTTCCTGATCGTTCAAACCTTAAACCTCACAACCCTAGAATATGTACATTTTGTAGGTAAGATAATCAAGGCCAAAGTCAAGTAATTCACCCAAGAACATCAGCTACCAAGTGGTGGGTCTGAGAGTAGAATACAGAAAACCTGAATGAACTCAAAGGCCACACTCCGTGAAGATTTATGAAGTTATTCGGATAAAGAGAAACACATTAAGCCTTATTTCCTGTATTTCCCAGGGCCTGAAAATTACTTCTGATTCACATTAACAACACATATTAGAATCCTGGATTTACATTTTCaataaacaaattttattaataattcctCGTAACAGATACTGCACTGAAATTCAGTAACTAATCAAATTCATGCCACACACACACGTTctgattttggattttctatCAACAAACATCCTATTCAATAGTCCTTGGGGATTCTGAGtatattcagaaaacaaaatcctAATCATTGCAGACAACAAATGAGTCAGGTGAAGTTTGTCAAACCAAGTGAAGCTGCTGGAAAAACACACCTTAAAAGTAAGAATATACTCATTATTAAACAACAGGCAAATCAAACCAACTACTAAACAGGTTTTAAGTACGGCTTCCTCCCAAAAGTTGGAAATAAGGGAAATTAGCCCTCAGAATTTCCTTTGGGGTTAAAGGATCACAGTGAATGGGTAAACTCACCTTTATGAAAACAGAATTACTCCTAGCCATACAACATTCAATGTACCTTGCTTATCAGCCTATTCTAAAGAACCTGTCAGGCAAAAATAGATACTAGTAGAATTATATGGAATAGAAAAAGAGGAGTTACAGAAGCAAAAGCTGGCTTTGCCCAAACTGTCATTGtggaataaaaaaatggaagcatgGTCAATCAGACTAAAACACTGAGCATTCCAGACCCACTGGCCAAGATCATCTCAACTGCAAAGGCAAACTTCCCTTACAAAACAAGCACACTTCTAATCTGGTTTACAGCAATCAAATTTTAGATATTTGAGTAACTCTAATTCTCAAATTAGTTGCTATTGTAATTTGGTACCCTAGAGGGCAGAAGACAGAATGTGTTGTTTTCCAATGCAAAGATCCCAATCTAAATCAGCCtaccataaataaatacaagggcACACAAAATTATCAAGTATCATTCTGTGAGCTCAGTTAACACAAGTTTCCTGATGGGGGATTCACTGATCTTTCATCTGGGTAAATACAGTTAGTGAACCCTACTGGCTCCCAAGAAAGCCTCTTGAGCAAGAGATTGCTAAATCAAAGATTCTTCACAAGAGTTCTCAAATTTTTCTCAGCAGAGATCTTAAGTCACCCAGCAATTTAAGCATAGTACTAGCTAAGAAACAACTGCTTACTGCTtagataaaatttgaaaatggtGGTATTTTGAGAATATAACTGTCTTCCTTTAGAGCTCCTATCATGttaaaatgaaacacaacaaaacaaaaccctccttACTTCCACGGAGAATGCAAAATACCCTAACATATCTAATTCACCCAAGATACTTCTACAGTACACAAGTCATGCATAAGTATGCAGTGGTTTATTTCTAAGGCTGGTTAAGGAATAAAACCCATCAATTTAAATACTCAAATATAACTGAAAAAATGTGCTTAAAATGCTAGGAAAGGCAATTGGTAACTAACAAAAACATTCAAAATTTGGTTCTCTGAAGTCATTCCCTTAGATCAAGGAAGACAGACCAAAAAAAGATAAGGGAGTCTACCTAATTATAATCTGTTGGTACAAAGTCATGCAAGCACCTCTCATGACATTCCACATGAAACCACTGATGTTATCATGGTAGAAATCTGGAGTCAACAACTCTAACCAGAATGCACCtgcacagacacagaaagatcaAGATGCACCTGCAACTGCTTCCGAAGACAAACCTAAGAAATGAACCTCAGGTttaacaacaaaaaggaattggGACATTTTGCAAGGTCTTACCACTAAAGGATACTATCACCAGTTTGGTACAGCAGTTTGTACCAGTTTGGTACAGCAGGCCTCTAAGAATATGTCAGTGAAAAAAACactctttctgttttttggttcTGAAAACGTATAGTGAAGTAGATAAGGCATATATTTAGGGGGCACAGCTCAATATTGGAAAACTATGTAAAGAGGTAGAAGTAAAGACTTTCTATGCAATGTACTTCTGCATAAAGGTAATAAAGCTATGATCTAGGGAAAAGACAACTGAAAAATGAATCACTCTTTTAAAGGATGTTTAAAGATaatgctttttaatatttcaaatattaaaaaaaatctcatcaaaaATGTAAATCACCTTAACAGTACTTTGCACATGTGGAATTTCATACCTAAATTTGATGTactattttggtttatttatggCTACTTACAAGAAGACTCAAAAATAATGTCCATTCATTGGAGTCTTTTTCTTTGGTTGAGCCTATTGGGACCAGGCTGATGAACTATTTTATGCAAATGAGATGGGGAAAGCAAATTAATGGTAGTATGAGTAATAGGGGTTTTTCACTTATTGgaaatgaaacataaaaggaTTTTCATATTCATCCCCATGGTGGTTTTAGAACCTATAATCCTGTTCAGAGGTTAAAGAGTTTGAATAGCTCACACAATCCTGTACAAATTACAATTGGCTGCCctttaataaataaagtcattGTAAAGAATTACATTTACAGAGTGAAAAGTGAATACATAGCATTTCAAATTCAATTTTGGAAGTACTAATAAGTACTGACCCATAACAATATATACTAGCTACCTTTTAAACTGTCCATCATTAGCACCAATAAAGATTCAACAAAATTACCTTTATTCCCACATCTCAAAACAATTCTTCAAATTCTTAGTGAAGTTTAAGTATAGTCACAGACCTTAAATATTCACATTGTTTTCTATGTCATACTGAAAATAAGTTCACTACTTTGGATATTCTTTacaaaatcttattaaaattccTGGTATTATCATCCCCAATTATACAGTAGCACGACCACCCTATGTCGTTTCACATGATAGCTCCTTAGAGGTTTCACATCTAAATTACCAAGAACAAAACCCTTCCCCGCCCTCATCTTGCACTCAGCTTAATTCTATACTAGTCCTCGGATTATGTACCACTGTAAAAGTATAACTGTATCAAAATTACCATGTTTATGGATACAATAATATGCCATACAGAGCAACAAAGTTACATGTAATGACAAAGATTACTAAAGGTATGCAAGACAAAGAACAAATGTTAGGACATGCTACCTAGGCAAAGTCCCTAGAAAGAGGCTCCTAGTATCCTAAGTTCAAATAACATTGACAAAATAATGAAcagttatcttaaaaaaaaattataaagctaCTGGCAAATTAGGTAATCGCTAAATAAAGGTAGAGCACGAGATTAAACTCTCTTAATATTTACAACTGCAACATACTTGAGTAAAATTACAATTGTGCACATATCAGTGGCTTTGTaacaaaaataattcatatacatagaagaaaaaattaagacagTTTTCAGTTCAACAAAAGTTGAATTCACCCCATCTAAAGACACTCAACAGCTCAAAGATTTACCACAGAATAAATTCAAGATTAGCTGATAAACCGGAGCCACATTACTGGTGTTTAAGACAGATTTTAAACAAGTTAAAGTCTATTGTTTGTTCAGAAGTTAGATGACTGTGCAAACTTGACCTCAACAGGAATATTCTGAGATGTGCAAACAAATGTAAAACCTCCACTAGTTTGTTTACTTTGAGGCTAACCCCTTTTTCTCACAGAGCTTCCTGATAACAACCACAAGCTATAAATACAGGTACAATGCACAGTCagtgatcttttctttttatttatttttagaatataaaagAACTGAGAGAGTAATAggtttaatttcatttctataaggAAGACTGCATttacctgaaaaagaaatatggcatcacacacaaacacacttcgTGGGAGGAGTATGTTTAAGAATATGGTGTCATTCTGAACACTAAAGGAAAAGCAATCCTTGTTTACTGTTAAAATATGTAGTGTTAAAattctttattaagaaaaaacCTACTAATTCTTCACTATATAAGTTTTGTGGATTTAGTTTTCAAATCACAGTAATCTACATAACCATTATTAACAGCTCTGTGTTTATAGTACTGCAACAAGCCAACAAACATTTCAAATGCACTTCACATCAAGAGTATGtaaactttatttcttcctcttcaagCCTTCAGAAAATTAGGGGCTATTTCAGCAGCCAACCTGGTCAGAAGCTCTGAAGGCAAAAGTTCAGTGCCTCACAGTGTAAATAAATGACCATCTGTGGCACTGCATATCCATCTGGTAGTGAAGTGTCCCCCCCTTCAGTGGCTTCCAGTAAGGCCTAGAGTTTAAGGTTAACATGAAAAAGTGCCACCTTTGTTTTAGATTAGTGATGGACTCTGACAagataaaataaagttatattgtTATACTTACAAGCAGCTCCAATCCTGAGTATTTATGGTAATATCtaaacatacaaaaatgtatgtacatttttctccactttcttgTAAACAGTTGTCAGTATACTGTTTTATCCCTTTATCATTGAAACATGCAAATCATACATACAAgtataaatacacaaaaaaaacccaatttaCACTCATTCAAAAGccaagcaacaacaaaaaatagctACAGTATTCAAATTATAAATAATGAATGCTTGAGGCATCTTATATTCCTAGAAGCAGCCAGCCATTCATCCTAATGTTCTTAGCTGCAATTGTAGAAATACTGAGTTTTGCACCTTCCATGCTTTTACAGTATTTATAACACTATCATATGTGGAGATAAAGACTTGTTTACTATCATCTCTTCTTTTCAGAATGAAGAATAAAGCAGCACTTACAAATATTGATGCAGTGGCAGCAACAGCAGGTGTTACCACTGCTAGATCAGGAGGAAATTTTCCattctaacaatttttaaattaaaaaagtaaaggaaaaattgACCTAAACAAATGATTACATGTTCATTCCTTGGGCACTTAACAGCGAGTCCAGCATGTCGAATGTGTCTTTGTAGTCCATATGCTGGCTGTTTGTACTGTACTCGTGATTGACATCAGGACCGTTGGTCTCCACTGGCTTCTTGTCCAGTTTCACGAGGGTGCTGAGATGTCCGTAGCCCACCTGGTATGtgacagggggaggagggggtaaGGGATGGTTAAAAACAGAGTTGTGAGAGGATATATACTGCTTAACAGAGGAGGAAGAACTAGATGAACTACCTGAACTTTTGGAACTTTTGCTCATTTTGGAGTGATGGTTGTGAGATGCATCATTGACATGCAGCTTCTTCCTCGAAGAGCTGGAACTAGAGGAAATGCCATCACTGCTCAGGCCGACAGGACTCCTCAGAACAGTGGGTGGTATTCCATCAGCACTGTGTTTACTGCCACCGCTGCTGCTGCCACTGTGTGAGTGGGAATGCTTGTGACTGCTGAGGTGGTGGCGGTTTGAGGGATGGTCCTTGTGCTTCTCCTTATGGTCTCTGCTAATATGTGGGCTCGAATGCTTGCTCTTCCCACTGCCCTCATCAGAAGAGCTGTGTCTTTCTGAAgaagaaacttttattttcattttcagttcttctttactAGCACTCTTATCAGTGGGTGGTATTGGAATCCGTAGTTTCAGTGATCCACTCTTTTCCTTCTTATCTGCCGtgtatttttcaggtttttcagTACTTGTGAtgggaattttcattttaatgggaGAAGTGACACTGCTGCTGGCTGACTGTGACTGCACATGTTTGTGTTGCTGTTCTACTTGGGCAGCTATATAATGATCTCTTACATCCAGATCAAGGGTTTCTAGCTTAcgtttttctctatatttatctAAAGACATTTTCTGAGGAATTACTCCAGGAGTAGCAGAAATTGGCCCATGGTGTTTACTGCTCCCTGCTTTATGAGTATATTCTTGCTTCATGGAAGAATGATCGGAAATTTTGTCAGGTCTGTGATGTAATCCTGAATGCAGTGATATGGAAGGTCCCTGCTGGAAATTGATGTTGTACTGGGTACCAGACAAAGATGTCTCTTGTTTCTGTGAATACATCTGGTCTGTCCGTGCCGACTCTTGATGTTGAGGCCATTCTTGGTGTGATGACAACCCGTAGGAGGTACCTGGCATTCCTGTTGCTAGCATTGACAAATTATCAGATGTATGGCTGTCTTGAACAGAAATATTTCCTGAATTTAGAGGTACTGGTGCAGGGAATGCTGATGTAGATGGTTTCTGAAAACTTGGGTTTGTAGGCACACCAGTAACACTATCTACTAAAATGGAATTCTGGACCAAAGATGAACCAAGAAGTGGTGTTTCTGAAACTTGTCCATCTACTTTTGGTTTCTTAGCCGCCTGATTAGCCTATTTaaattaaacacaaaagaagCAATGACAGCAAAGGAATTTAATACAAACCTCCTTACTTTATAAAAATCGATGTTAAACATATGCAAACAAAATCACCTGAGGTTTAAGGCTTTTTGTTGCCAGTAAATAAATGTCTCACTTAGAGGCATAGAAGAAGGCTATAAAAAGTGGAAACCACTGGTTTTGGAGTTAGATATAGGTTAAATCCTGGCCCAGCATTTGCAAAAGTAATTTAACTTGTCTAGGCTTTAATTTGcccatttgtaaaataaggagAATATTTCCATTATAATCACCGTGAAATTAAACACAAAATTTATAAAGTACTTAATTAACAAAGTCCACTGGACACAGCAGTTGAATAAATTATGAGGGAATGCAGCTTATGATACACTGTAATTATTTAGGAATACTGGAAATAAGGATATTTAACCAAAAATTCAAACTCGTTAGCTATGTAATCGTTAGATAAGCAATAAACTGATATTCTATTAAACCCTGCCAATTCTCTTACCCTCCAGTTTCGAATCCTCTTCAACCTACTAGGTGTTTTCTCCAATATTTGTAGAAACTCATGTGTtagctctaaaaataaaatttaaatttaaaacttagaaGGTGTCTTTAGGATTCATATTTCTCTCAAGTGGGCAATATTAAAAAGGGGCCTCAAGAGTTCATCTACTTCACT belongs to Meles meles chromosome 9, mMelMel3.1 paternal haplotype, whole genome shotgun sequence and includes:
- the CCNT2 gene encoding cyclin-T2 isoform X6, with translation MLLKIFSSIENDGALVIFVSTSKDLAQTSYFMATNSLHLTTFCLQYKPTVIACVCIHLACKWSNWEIPVSTDGKHWWEYVDPTVTLELLDELTHEFLQILEKTPSRLKRIRNWRANQAAKKPKVDGQVSETPLLGSSLVQNSILVDSVTGVPTNPSFQKPSTSAFPAPVPLNSGNISVQDSHTSDNLSMLATGMPGTSYGLSSHQEWPQHQESARTDQMYSQKQETSLSGTQYNINFQQGPSISLHSGLHHRPDKISDHSSMKQEYTHKAGSSKHHGPISATPGVIPQKMSLDKYREKRKLETLDLDVRDHYIAAQVEQQHKHVQSQSASSSVTSPIKMKIPITSTEKPEKYTADKKEKSGSLKLRIPIPPTDKSASKEELKMKIKVSSSERHSSSDEGSGKSKHSSPHISRDHKEKHKDHPSNRHHLSSHKHSHSHSGSSSGGSKHSADGIPPTVLRSPVGLSSDGISSSSSSSRKKLHVNDASHNHHSKMSKSSKSSGSSSSSSSSVKQYISSHNSVFNHPLPPPPPVTYQVGYGHLSTLVKLDKKPVETNGPDVNHEYSTNSQHMDYKDTFDMLDSLLSAQGMNM
- the CCNT2 gene encoding cyclin-T2 isoform X3, producing MASGRGGSSRWFFTREQLENTPSRRCGMEADKELSYRQQAANLIQDMGQRLNVSQLTINTAIVYMHRFYMHHSFTKFSRNGEGGGLKLNIISPTALFLAAKVEEQARKLEHVIKVAHACLHPLEPLLDTKCDAYLQQTQELVLLETIMLQTLGFEITIEHPHTDVVKCTQLVRASKDLAQTSYFMATNSLHLTTFCLQYKPTVIACVCIHLACKWSNWEIPVSTDGKHWWEYVDPTVTLELLDELTHEFLQILEKTPSRLKRIRNWRANQAAKKPKVDGQVSETPLLGSSLVQNSILVDSVTGVPTNPSFQKPSTSAFPAPVPLNSGNISVQDSHTSDNLSMLATGMPGTSYGLSSHQEWPQHQESARTDQMYSQKQETSLSGTQYNINFQQGPSISLHSGLHHRPDKISDHSSMKQEYTHKAGSSKHHGPISATPGVIPQKMSLDKYREKRKLETLDLDVRDHYIAAQVEQQHKHVQSQSASSSVTSPIKMKIPITSTEKPEKYTADKKEKSGSLKLRIPIPPTDKSASKEELKMKIKVSSSERHSSSDEGSGKSKHSSPHISRDHKEKHKDHPSNRHHLSSHKHSHSHSGSSSGGSKHSADGIPPTVLRSPVGLSSDGISSSSSSSRKKLHVNDASHNHHSKMSKSSKSSGGLRTSQHPRETGQEASGDQRS
- the CCNT2 gene encoding cyclin-T2 isoform X4; the protein is MASGRGGSSRWFFTREQLENTPSRRCGMEADKELSYRQQAANLIQDMGQRLNVSQLTINTAIVYMHRFYMHHSFTKFSRNIISPTALFLAAKVEEQARKLEHVIKVAHACLHPLEPLLDTKCDAYLQQTQELVLLETIMLQTLGFEITIEHPHTDVVKCTQLVRASKDLAQTSYFMATNSLHLTTFCLQYKPTVIACVCIHLACKWSNWEIPVSTDGKHWWEYVDPTVTLELLDELTHEFLQILEKTPSRLKRIRNWRANQAAKKPKVDGQVSETPLLGSSLVQNSILVDSVTGVPTNPSFQKPSTSAFPAPVPLNSGNISVQDSHTSDNLSMLATGMPGTSYGLSSHQEWPQHQESARTDQMYSQKQETSLSGTQYNINFQQGPSISLHSGLHHRPDKISDHSSMKQEYTHKAGSSKHHGPISATPGVIPQKMSLDKYREKRKLETLDLDVRDHYIAAQVEQQHKHVQSQSASSSVTSPIKMKIPITSTEKPEKYTADKKEKSGSLKLRIPIPPTDKSASKEELKMKIKVSSSERHSSSDEGSGKSKHSSPHISRDHKEKHKDHPSNRHHLSSHKHSHSHSGSSSGGSKHSADGIPPTVLRSPVGLSSDGISSSSSSSRKKLHVNDASHNHHSKMSKSSKSSGGLRTSQHPRETGQEASGDQRS